One segment of Xiphias gladius isolate SHS-SW01 ecotype Sanya breed wild chromosome 1, ASM1685928v1, whole genome shotgun sequence DNA contains the following:
- the LOC120794354 gene encoding ZP domain-containing protein-like — MRCVLVDVGKERIKSHVICSESTMTVEVEKSSIYGLTGEHLRLNDPSNTACNLQGHSNRTHVIAVIPLNACGTQIEEDEENLIFKNEITTVDNSRDLITRKHLLEVQFYCQYPKRGNVTLGFTAHRKNVTVWERGFGTFTYQFEFYPDYRFRSMIDPNSYPLEYDIGSRIYMQIEATSSVNNTELFVESCRASPYDNPNYHPTYSIIENGCKVDPTVEIYPSNQDKVFRLSMEAFKFIGLHDQVYISCSVLMCEAGNPNTRCSRGCSNSTWPSGHQHHHRKREAVVQSAHHFVSQGPLRLRRSAESTEATVTNLNLNLVFIAGCLLAAIGMVCGVAMYKAKTSNVKYQPLPAFES, encoded by the exons ATGAGGTGTGTTCTGGTGGACGTCGGGAAGGAGCGAA TTAAATCCCATGTGATCTGCAGTGAGTCCACGATGACAGTAGAGGTTGAGAAATCTTCGATCTATGGACTCACTGGGGAGCATCTGCGGCTCAATGATCCCAGCAACACCGCCTGCAACCTCCAGGGCCACTCCAACAGAACTCACGTCATCGCCGTCATCCCCCTCAACGCCTGCGGAACTCAGATCGAG GAAGATGAGGAAAACCTCATTTTCAAGAATGAAATCACCACAGTCGACAACAGCAGAGACCTGATCACCAGGAAGCACCTGCTGGAAGTGCAGTTCTACTGCCAGTACCCCAAACGGGGAAATGTGACACTTGGCTTCACAGCACACAGGAAGAATGTCACAGTGTGGGAGAGAGGGTTTGGCACGTTCACCTACCAGTTTGAGTTCTACCCCGACTACCGGTTCCGATCCATGATTGATCCGAATTCATACCCTCTGGAGTACGACATAGGGAGCCGGATTTACATGCAGATAGAGGCCACCTCTTCAGTCAACAACACTGAGCTGTTTGTGGAGTCCTGCAGAGCTTCACCATACGACAACCCCAACTACCACCCAACCTACTCCATCATTGAAAATGG ATGTAAAGTGGACCCAACTGTTGAAATCTATCCCTCCAACCAGgacaaagtattcagactcagCATGGAGGCCTTTAAGTTCATCGGACTGCACGATCAG GTGTACATCAGCTGTTCGGTCCTGATGTGTGAAGCAGGAAACCCCAACACCAGGTGTTCGCGGGGATGCTCCAACTCCACATGGCCAAGCGGTCACCAGCACCATCACCGAAAGAGAGAGGCCGTGGTCCAGAGTGCACATCACTTTGTTTCCCAGGGCCCCCTGCGCTTAAGGAGATCGGCAGAGAGCACCGAAGCCACAG TGACCAACCTAAATCTGAACCTGGTGTTCATTGCTGGATGTCTTCTTGCAGCCATTGGCATGGTCTGTGGAGTGGCCATGTACAAAGCCAAAACGTCCAACGTCAAATACCAACCTTTGCCAGCATTTGAAAGCTAA